The Halorientalis sp. IM1011 genome window below encodes:
- a CDS encoding metallophosphoesterase has product MLTVVSDTHGTGGHRLEGRTLDAVREADAVVHAGDFTTEPVLDAVQSEAARLYGVVGNNDRPGVRDRLPDQRVVEHEGLRLVVVHGHEHTETALSLLGRQEAADLVVFGHSHRPGVHEGDGVTLLNPGSYAQPRRYRPAHAELESGGDGDGVEGRLVDPDGTVFERFRV; this is encoded by the coding sequence ATGCTCACCGTCGTCTCCGACACACACGGCACCGGAGGCCACCGGCTGGAAGGCCGGACCCTCGACGCCGTCCGCGAGGCCGACGCCGTCGTCCACGCCGGCGACTTCACGACCGAACCGGTACTCGACGCCGTCCAGTCCGAGGCCGCACGGCTGTACGGCGTCGTCGGCAACAACGACCGGCCGGGCGTCAGGGACCGACTCCCCGACCAGCGCGTCGTCGAACACGAGGGCCTGCGCCTGGTCGTCGTCCACGGTCACGAACACACCGAGACCGCCCTCTCACTGCTGGGCCGGCAGGAGGCCGCCGACCTCGTGGTCTTCGGTCACTCCCACCGCCCCGGCGTCCACGAGGGCGACGGTGTGACGCTCTTGAACCCCGGCAGCTACGCCCAGCCCCGGCGATACCGGCCGGCACACGCAGAACTGGAGTCCGGCGGCGACGGTGACGGCGTCGAGGGACGACTGGTCGATCCGGACGGCACTGTCTTCGAGCGGTTCCGGGTCTGA
- a CDS encoding cation diffusion facilitator family transporter produces the protein MAGNSKGVVIAALIANGAIAIMKFVGYLLTLSPAMLSETYHSISDTGNQVFLLIGIRYGARDADRRHPFGYGKAQFFFAFLVSVMLFGIAGWESARHGYEALVHGVDHAARQPTIPLTDITLSFPPVYVNYAVLIGAIVFETYAFWKARKELKRQIDVHDWSGYKEAFRKTSDVTTLTAFTEDFIALAGAGIALFGVYLSNVTGNSVYDAAAALIIGLMLMGFAIALAWENKRLLMGESLPRDEEGKIRELVAGWDGVDEVVDLRTVYFGAGQVLITTDVAFAADLTAEAREETIADIEAAIREVEPFADRIYVEPVD, from the coding sequence ATGGCAGGCAACAGCAAGGGGGTGGTCATCGCGGCGCTGATCGCCAACGGGGCGATCGCGATCATGAAGTTCGTGGGGTATCTGCTGACGCTCAGCCCGGCGATGCTCTCGGAGACGTATCACTCGATCTCCGACACGGGCAACCAGGTGTTCCTGCTGATCGGCATCCGCTACGGGGCCCGCGACGCCGACCGTCGCCACCCCTTCGGCTACGGGAAAGCGCAGTTCTTCTTCGCGTTCCTCGTCTCCGTGATGCTCTTTGGCATCGCCGGCTGGGAGTCGGCCAGACACGGCTACGAGGCGCTGGTGCACGGTGTCGACCACGCGGCCCGCCAGCCGACGATTCCGCTCACCGATATCACGCTGTCGTTCCCGCCCGTCTACGTCAACTACGCCGTCCTGATCGGGGCCATCGTCTTCGAGACCTACGCCTTCTGGAAGGCCCGGAAGGAACTCAAACGCCAGATCGACGTCCACGACTGGAGCGGGTACAAAGAAGCGTTCCGGAAGACCTCCGACGTGACGACGCTGACGGCGTTCACCGAGGACTTCATCGCGCTCGCGGGCGCGGGCATCGCGCTGTTCGGCGTCTACCTCTCGAACGTCACGGGGAACTCCGTGTACGACGCGGCCGCGGCGCTGATCATCGGACTCATGCTGATGGGCTTTGCCATCGCGCTCGCCTGGGAGAACAAGCGCCTCCTGATGGGTGAGAGTTTGCCCAGAGACGAGGAAGGGAAGATCCGGGAGCTCGTGGCGGGCTGGGACGGCGTCGACGAGGTCGTCGACCTTCGTACTGTGTACTTCGGGGCGGGACAGGTGTTGATCACGACCGACGTGGCTTTCGCTGCCGACCTCACTGCCGAGGCACGGGAGGAGACCATCGCGGATATCGAAGCCGCCATCCGAGAGGTCGAACCCTTCGCCGACCGGATCTACGTCGAACCGGTGGATTGA